One window of the Camelina sativa cultivar DH55 chromosome 1, Cs, whole genome shotgun sequence genome contains the following:
- the LOC104709489 gene encoding uncharacterized protein LOC104709489: protein MAPKMKTYQKKGSMLVNPEEEETFQIPNRWMDASNPQPDAQPNPPPEPALEQPTEYLSTSERTVTNPMEVDSDVDGGEPEEIQTSRSRSRAVVAKGKRQASKKAEKVAERAAKEEDRDTEEESHEREEEQRERTHLASRRLKQKEVETQAKLFKVLRKMSFVGTR, encoded by the exons ATGGCACCAAAGATGAAGacctaccaaaagaaggggTCGATGCTCGTGAATcctgaggaggaggagacgtTTCAAATTCCCAACCGTTGGATGGACGCTTCCaatccccaacccgatgctcaacccaaTCCACCACCCGAGCCGGCTCTTGAGCAACCGACTGA GTACCTGTCAACGTCCGAGAGAACCGTCACCAACCCAATGGAGGTCGATTCAGATGTAGATGGAGGAGAACCGGAGGAGATTCAAACTTCTAGGTCGAGAAGTAGAGCTGTGGTTGCAAAGGGGAAGAGACAAGCCTCTAAAAAGGCTGAGAAAGTAGCTGAGAGAGCGGCAAAAGAGGAAGATCGAGACACAGAGGAGGAGAGCCATGAacgagaggaggagcagagagaacgcacacACCTGGCTTCGCGGAGGCTGAAACAAAAAGAGGTGGAGACTCAAGCAAAGCTCTTCAAAGTCCTCCGCAAGATGAGCTTTGTAGGAACCCGCTAA